One window from the genome of Magnolia sinica isolate HGM2019 chromosome 4, MsV1, whole genome shotgun sequence encodes:
- the LOC131243780 gene encoding uncharacterized protein LOC131243780 isoform X1: MHGIPLPLKLSPSQSHLSLENCLRFSIPTCRFCHGIYFSPLFLSPNPQTLWNSFCRYKNKKNNNRRIAVTVLRASFKESPYDVLGVPPSATPDQIKRAYRKLALKFHPDVNKEANAQEKFMRIKHAYNTLLNSESKRNYDFGNRTSGYSNSASEKSRSRNGQDEEDFYGFGNFLRDVQITIEDLFRDLQTEFQNWEASAGSQGKPKSLWEELADIGEEFVEFLEKELNITDSNIDSKDGDDGSVKGDPYGKSGSERSGDDIRNEARKESSIEENIDEIEAALAQLKKELGL; this comes from the exons ATGCATGGAATCCCTCTCCCTCTAAAACTCTCCCCATCTCAATCTCATCTCTCCCTTGAAAATTGCTTGAGATTCTCAATACCCACTTGCAGATTTTGCCATGGAATCTATTTCAGTCCTCTTTTCCTCTcaccaaatccccaaaccctctGGAATTCCTTCTGTAGATACAAGAACAAAAAGAACAACAATAGGAGAATTGCCGTTACTGTTTTGAGAGCAAGCTTCAAGGAGTCGCCTTACGATGTTTTGGGCGTCCCGCCTTCTGCAACCCCCGATCAAATCAAGAGAGCGTATCGGAAGCTGGCGCTCAAATTCCATCCTGATGTCAACAAAGAG GCAAATGCTCAGGAGAAATTTATGCGGATTAAGCATGCATACAATACGTTACTGAACTCAGAGTCTAAGCGCAACTATGATTTTGGAAATCGCACATCAGGTTATTCTAATTCGGCATCCGAAAAGAGTAGAAGCAGGAATGGCCAGGATGAGGAAGACTTCTATGGATTTG GTAATTTTTTGAGAGATGTTCAAATAACAATAG AGGACCTCTTCCGTGACCTTCAAACAGAATTCCAAAACTGGGAAGCTAGCGCCGGTTCACAAGGGAAGCCGAAGAGCTTGTGGGAGGAATTGGCA GACATTGGTGAAGAGTTCGTGGAGTTCCTAGAGAAAGAGCTCAACATCACCGATTCAAACATTGATTCGAAGGATGGAGATGATGGGTCTGTGAAGGGAGACCCATATGGAAAATCTGGGTCGGAGAGAAGCGGTGATGATATTCGGAATGAAGCCCGGAAGGAGAGCAGCATTGAAGAGAACATTGATGAGATTGAAGCCGCGCTTGCACAATTGAAAAAGGAGCTGGGGCTATAA
- the LOC131243780 gene encoding uncharacterized protein LOC131243780 isoform X2 has translation MHGIPLPLKLSPSQSHLSLENCLRFSIPTCRFCHGIYFSPLFLSPNPQTLWNSFCRYKNKKNNNRRIAVTVLRASFKESPYDVLGVPPSATPDQIKRAYRKLALKFHPDVNKEANAQEKFMRIKHAYNTLLNSESKRNYDFGNRTSGYSNSASEKSRSRNGQDEEDFYGFEDLFRDLQTEFQNWEASAGSQGKPKSLWEELADIGEEFVEFLEKELNITDSNIDSKDGDDGSVKGDPYGKSGSERSGDDIRNEARKESSIEENIDEIEAALAQLKKELGL, from the exons ATGCATGGAATCCCTCTCCCTCTAAAACTCTCCCCATCTCAATCTCATCTCTCCCTTGAAAATTGCTTGAGATTCTCAATACCCACTTGCAGATTTTGCCATGGAATCTATTTCAGTCCTCTTTTCCTCTcaccaaatccccaaaccctctGGAATTCCTTCTGTAGATACAAGAACAAAAAGAACAACAATAGGAGAATTGCCGTTACTGTTTTGAGAGCAAGCTTCAAGGAGTCGCCTTACGATGTTTTGGGCGTCCCGCCTTCTGCAACCCCCGATCAAATCAAGAGAGCGTATCGGAAGCTGGCGCTCAAATTCCATCCTGATGTCAACAAAGAG GCAAATGCTCAGGAGAAATTTATGCGGATTAAGCATGCATACAATACGTTACTGAACTCAGAGTCTAAGCGCAACTATGATTTTGGAAATCGCACATCAGGTTATTCTAATTCGGCATCCGAAAAGAGTAGAAGCAGGAATGGCCAGGATGAGGAAGACTTCTATGGATTTG AGGACCTCTTCCGTGACCTTCAAACAGAATTCCAAAACTGGGAAGCTAGCGCCGGTTCACAAGGGAAGCCGAAGAGCTTGTGGGAGGAATTGGCA GACATTGGTGAAGAGTTCGTGGAGTTCCTAGAGAAAGAGCTCAACATCACCGATTCAAACATTGATTCGAAGGATGGAGATGATGGGTCTGTGAAGGGAGACCCATATGGAAAATCTGGGTCGGAGAGAAGCGGTGATGATATTCGGAATGAAGCCCGGAAGGAGAGCAGCATTGAAGAGAACATTGATGAGATTGAAGCCGCGCTTGCACAATTGAAAAAGGAGCTGGGGCTATAA
- the LOC131243779 gene encoding pentatricopeptide repeat-containing protein At4g13650-like isoform X2, with protein MLEQLSALHLRRTSAVAAAKINPLLFAAASKLSNCPQPDSLPRNHRVAASSENESNLNALQMFAEMPRIGPSRNPCHFSILLSACAKSASLSAGEQAHSVVLKLGFDSNVFIGSALVNLYCKCSRISDARLLFNEMPQRNVVTWNSIICGYSQTQFPDTAFEIFVAMLGQGIYPTPFTFSSVLVACSRLEICKPGIQIHCLVLKFGFCWNVVVVTALMDMYSKCSSLDDSRRVFNEMPERNVVTWTSMVTGYAQHHRPGEAMVLVREMQRLGVKLNKLTYNSLLSSFSSSKDLDNGKQVHGQVIREGLESDEYLVVTLITMYSKCESIEDFYKIWPTASAEDQISCNSIIAGFSHLGDGQEVLERFAKMRQGCIDMDYFTFASVLRAIGILSALEDGKQTHALILKTGYASNVTVENGLVSMYARCGAIDDSRQVFLSMNEPDLVSWNSLLAGCSQHGYGSEAVELFEEMRRLRIRPDHTTFLSVLSACSHVGLLEKGLEYFDLMRRGDSMAAPRAEHYACVVDLLGRAGHLVEAESFVDSMPIKPGASVYRALLSACRVHGSLDIAVVVGMMRLECGS; from the exons ATGCTCGAGCAGCTATCTGCGCTTCACCTACGGCGCACTTCAGCAGTAGCGGCTGCAAAAATCAATCCGTTATTGTTCGCAGCTGCATCCAAATTATCAAACTGCCCACAACCCGATTCTCTTCCCCGGAATCACCGAGTCGCCGCTTCCTCAGAAAACGAGTCGAATCTCAACGCACTGCAGATGTTCGCTGAAATGCCTCGTATTGGACCGTCCCGTAACCCCTGTCATTTCAGCATCCTTCTCTCAGCCTGCGCAAAGTCGGCTTCTCTTTCTGCAGGCGAGCAAGCGCACTCAGTAGTTCTCAAACTCGGCTTCGACTCGAATGTTTTCATTGGAAGCGCCCTCGTAAACCTGTACTGCAAATGCAGCAGGATTTCCGACGCAAGACTGTTGTTCAACGAAATGCCTCAGAGAAATGTAGTCACTTGGAATTCGATTATTTGTGGCTATTCTCAGACCCAATTCCCTGACACAGCCTTTGAAATCTTTGTCGCGATGCTTGGACAGGGAATATATCCGACCCCATTTACATTCTCTAGTGTTCTGGTCGCCTGCTCGAGGCTAGAAATTTGCAAGCCGGGAATTCAGATCCATTGTCTGGTTTTGAAATTTGGGTTTTGCTGGAATGTCGTAGTTGTGACTGCGCTGATGGATATGTACTCGAAATGTTCGAGTTTGGACGATTCGAGGAGAGTGTTCAATGAGATGCCCGAGAGAAATGTAGTGACATGGACGTCTATGGTTACTGGATATGCACAACATCATCGACCTGGTGAGGCAATGGTTTTAGTTAGAGAAATGCAGCGTTTGGGTGTTAAATTGAATAAGCTTACATATAATAGCCTTCTCAGTTCATTTTCGAGTTCGAAAGATTTGGATAATGGGAAGCAAGTTCATGGTCAAGTCATTCGAGAAGGTCTAGAGTCTGATGAGTATCTGGTAGTTACCCTCATAACCATGTATTCTAAATGCGAAAGCATTGAAGATTTCTATAAGATATGGCCAACCGCTTCTGCTGAGGATCAAATTTCTTGCAATTCGATCATTGCTGGTTTTTCTCATTTGGGAGATGGCCAAGAAGTCCTTGAACGCTTTGCTAAAATGAGACAGGGATGCATTGATATGGACTACTTCACATTTGCAAGTGTTCTACGAGCAATTGGAATCCTTTCGGCTTTGGAAGATGGCAAGCAAACCCATGCTCTAATTTTGAAAACGGGGTATGCTTCAAATGTAACCGTTGAGAATGGGCTTGTTTCCATGTACGCGAGGTGTGGCGCGATTGATGATTCAAGGCAGGTTTTCTTGTCGATGAATGAACCTGATTTGGTTTCATGGAATTCACTTTTAGCAGGGTGTTCCCAACATGGGTATGGTAGTGAGGCTGTTGAGTTGTTTGAAGAAATGAGAAGGCTAAGGATTAGACCAGATCACACCACCTTTCTGTCTGTGCTTTCTGCTTGTAGCCATGTTGGCTTGCTTGAAAAGGGACTTGAATATTTTGATTTGATGAGACGTGGGGACTCGATGGCAGCTCCGAGAGCAGAACATTATGCTTGTGTTGTTGATCTTCTTGGCCGAGCAGGTCACCTTGTTGAAGCGGAATCCTTCGTTGATAGCATGCCAATAAAGCCAGGGGCTTCAGTCTACCGAGCTCTGCTTAGTGCCTGCAGAGTTCATGGAAGTCTGGATATAGCG GTGGTTGTTGGGATGATGCGGCTGGAGTGCGGAAGCTAA
- the LOC131243779 gene encoding pentatricopeptide repeat-containing protein At4g13650-like isoform X1, whose protein sequence is MLEQLSALHLRRTSAVAAAKINPLLFAAASKLSNCPQPDSLPRNHRVAASSENESNLNALQMFAEMPRIGPSRNPCHFSILLSACAKSASLSAGEQAHSVVLKLGFDSNVFIGSALVNLYCKCSRISDARLLFNEMPQRNVVTWNSIICGYSQTQFPDTAFEIFVAMLGQGIYPTPFTFSSVLVACSRLEICKPGIQIHCLVLKFGFCWNVVVVTALMDMYSKCSSLDDSRRVFNEMPERNVVTWTSMVTGYAQHHRPGEAMVLVREMQRLGVKLNKLTYNSLLSSFSSSKDLDNGKQVHGQVIREGLESDEYLVVTLITMYSKCESIEDFYKIWPTASAEDQISCNSIIAGFSHLGDGQEVLERFAKMRQGCIDMDYFTFASVLRAIGILSALEDGKQTHALILKTGYASNVTVENGLVSMYARCGAIDDSRQVFLSMNEPDLVSWNSLLAGCSQHGYGSEAVELFEEMRRLRIRPDHTTFLSVLSACSHVGLLEKGLEYFDLMRRGDSMAAPRAEHYACVVDLLGRAGHLVEAESFVDSMPIKPGASVYRALLSACRVHGSLDIAVRAAKGLLELCPTDSATYVLLSNVFAAGGCWDDAAGVRKLMCERGVKKKPGFSWIEVNDVDVVSVVRGSAG, encoded by the coding sequence ATGCTCGAGCAGCTATCTGCGCTTCACCTACGGCGCACTTCAGCAGTAGCGGCTGCAAAAATCAATCCGTTATTGTTCGCAGCTGCATCCAAATTATCAAACTGCCCACAACCCGATTCTCTTCCCCGGAATCACCGAGTCGCCGCTTCCTCAGAAAACGAGTCGAATCTCAACGCACTGCAGATGTTCGCTGAAATGCCTCGTATTGGACCGTCCCGTAACCCCTGTCATTTCAGCATCCTTCTCTCAGCCTGCGCAAAGTCGGCTTCTCTTTCTGCAGGCGAGCAAGCGCACTCAGTAGTTCTCAAACTCGGCTTCGACTCGAATGTTTTCATTGGAAGCGCCCTCGTAAACCTGTACTGCAAATGCAGCAGGATTTCCGACGCAAGACTGTTGTTCAACGAAATGCCTCAGAGAAATGTAGTCACTTGGAATTCGATTATTTGTGGCTATTCTCAGACCCAATTCCCTGACACAGCCTTTGAAATCTTTGTCGCGATGCTTGGACAGGGAATATATCCGACCCCATTTACATTCTCTAGTGTTCTGGTCGCCTGCTCGAGGCTAGAAATTTGCAAGCCGGGAATTCAGATCCATTGTCTGGTTTTGAAATTTGGGTTTTGCTGGAATGTCGTAGTTGTGACTGCGCTGATGGATATGTACTCGAAATGTTCGAGTTTGGACGATTCGAGGAGAGTGTTCAATGAGATGCCCGAGAGAAATGTAGTGACATGGACGTCTATGGTTACTGGATATGCACAACATCATCGACCTGGTGAGGCAATGGTTTTAGTTAGAGAAATGCAGCGTTTGGGTGTTAAATTGAATAAGCTTACATATAATAGCCTTCTCAGTTCATTTTCGAGTTCGAAAGATTTGGATAATGGGAAGCAAGTTCATGGTCAAGTCATTCGAGAAGGTCTAGAGTCTGATGAGTATCTGGTAGTTACCCTCATAACCATGTATTCTAAATGCGAAAGCATTGAAGATTTCTATAAGATATGGCCAACCGCTTCTGCTGAGGATCAAATTTCTTGCAATTCGATCATTGCTGGTTTTTCTCATTTGGGAGATGGCCAAGAAGTCCTTGAACGCTTTGCTAAAATGAGACAGGGATGCATTGATATGGACTACTTCACATTTGCAAGTGTTCTACGAGCAATTGGAATCCTTTCGGCTTTGGAAGATGGCAAGCAAACCCATGCTCTAATTTTGAAAACGGGGTATGCTTCAAATGTAACCGTTGAGAATGGGCTTGTTTCCATGTACGCGAGGTGTGGCGCGATTGATGATTCAAGGCAGGTTTTCTTGTCGATGAATGAACCTGATTTGGTTTCATGGAATTCACTTTTAGCAGGGTGTTCCCAACATGGGTATGGTAGTGAGGCTGTTGAGTTGTTTGAAGAAATGAGAAGGCTAAGGATTAGACCAGATCACACCACCTTTCTGTCTGTGCTTTCTGCTTGTAGCCATGTTGGCTTGCTTGAAAAGGGACTTGAATATTTTGATTTGATGAGACGTGGGGACTCGATGGCAGCTCCGAGAGCAGAACATTATGCTTGTGTTGTTGATCTTCTTGGCCGAGCAGGTCACCTTGTTGAAGCGGAATCCTTCGTTGATAGCATGCCAATAAAGCCAGGGGCTTCAGTCTACCGAGCTCTGCTTAGTGCCTGCAGAGTTCATGGAAGTCTGGATATAGCGGTACGTGCAGCAAAGGGCCTTCTTGAGCTTTGCCCAACAGATTCCGCTACTTATGTATTGCTATCAAACGTCTTTGCAGCAGGTGGTTGTTGGGATGATGCGGCTGGAGTGCGGAAGCTAATGTGTGAAAGAGGTGTGAAGAAGAAGCCAGGGTTTAGTTGGATTGAAGTTAATGATGTTGATGTGGTATCTGTTGTTAGAGGCAGCGCTGGTTAG
- the LOC131243781 gene encoding light-harvesting complex-like protein OHP1, chloroplastic encodes MATLPTISASLLPNRSLTAIPPTQYQPHCKNFNRNGNFQKSNSFKIRAAKLPPGVEMPKVEPKLAAPFFGFTRTAEIWNSRACMIGLIGTFIVELIFHKGILQIIGIDVGKGLDIPL; translated from the exons ATGGCTACCTTACCAACCATTTCAGCTTCCCTCCTCCCAAACAGATCTCTGACTGCAATTCCTCCAACCCAATATCAACCACACTGCAAGAATTTCAACAGAAATGGAAACTTCCAAAAGTCCAACTCTTTCAAGATCAGAGCTGCAAAGCTTCCTCCAGGA GTAGAAATGCCCAAAGTAGAGCCCAAGCTTGCAGCCCCTTTCTTTGGATTCACAAGAACTGCTGAGATTTGGAATTCTAGAGCTTGTATGATTGGCCTTATTGGGACCTTTATTGTAGAGTTG ATATTTCACAAGGGAATACTTCAGATAATTGGAATAGATGTAGGGAAAGGGCTTGATATTCCCCTTTGA